In a genomic window of Meriones unguiculatus strain TT.TT164.6M chromosome 8, Bangor_MerUng_6.1, whole genome shotgun sequence:
- the Pced1b gene encoding PC-esterase domain-containing protein 1B isoform X3 — MVRLLASEVQQLLHNKFVVVLGDSVHRAVYKDLVLLLQKDCLLTHKQLRTKGELTFEKDQLMKGGELDTLHNRTDYREVREFCSDHHLVRFYFLTRAYSEYMESVLEELQSGTHAPDVIIMNSCLWDVSRYGRNFLSSYRQNLENLFGRMDEVLPKSCLLVWNTAMPLGDKIKAAFLPQKCKGQYRISVATLKKRVSQANLYSHEEATKRYFDVLDLSFHFRQDRRHLQGDGVHWDEHAHRRLSYLLLSHMADAWGVELPRRDPRQPGPPPWERPGQANTGPQASALSPPGLLPRPPPLLPSPTLPMRPPPLLACPLPPPHLMPPAPPYPQDNYFSSDPIFHSDEFYIHPENPSPTHPGYAFDGDFSFHHQPPVPNFHQPCYQRHAPVVHRGFPRHHARGPYMPWRGRPRRPQRHAPACQESRPQ, encoded by the coding sequence ATGGTCCGCCTGTTGGCCTCGGAGGTCCAGCAGCTACTCCACAACAAGTTTGTGGTCGTCCTTGGGGACTCTGTGCATAGGGCAGTGTACAAGGACCTGGTGCTCCTGCTGCAGAAGGATTGCCTGCTTACTCACAAGCAGCTCAGAACCAAGGGGGAGCTGACCTTTGAGAAGGACCAGCTGATGAAGGGAGGCGAGCTGGATACCCTGCACAATCGCACGGACTACCGCGAGGTGCGTGAGTTCTGCTCGGACCACCACCTGGTGCGCTTCTACTTCCTCACGCGCGCCTACTCCGAGTACATGGAGAGCGTCCTGGAGGAGCTGCAGTCGGGCACGCACGCCCCGGATGTGATCATTATGAACTCTTGCCTCTGGGACGTCTCCAGGTACGGGCGGAATTTCTTAAGTAGCTACAGGCAGAACCTGGAGAACTTGTTTGGACGCATGGACGAGGTGCTGCCCAAGTCCTGCCTGCTAGTGTGGAACACTGCCATGCCTTTGGGTGACAAGATCAAGGCGGCCTTCCTCCCACAGAAGTGCAAGGGCCAGTATCGGATCTCAGTAGCCACCCTGAAGAAGAGAGTGTCCCAAGCCAACTTGTACAGCCATGAAGAGGCAACCAAGCGCTATTTCGATGTGCTGGACTTGAGTTTCCATTTCCGCCAGGACAGGAGGCACCTGCAGGGAGACGGCGTGCACTGGGACGAGCACGCTCACCGCAGGCTCTCCTACCTGCTGCTGAGCCACATGGCCGACGCCTGGGGTGTGGAGCTGCCCCGCCGAGACCCGCGGCAGCCTGGTCCCCCGCCGTGGgaaaggccaggccaggccaacaCAGGGCCTCAGGCTTCTGCCCTGTCTCCGCCAGGGCTTCTCCCCAGGCCACCGCCCCTACTCCCATCCCCCACCTTGCCCATGAGGCCCCCGCCACTTTTGGCGTGCCCCCTGCCCCCGCCTCACCTGATGCCCCCGGCACCGCCCTATCCACAAGATAACTACTTTTCCTCAGACCCTATTTTCCACTCCGATGAATTCTATATCCATCCAGAAAacccctcacccacccacccaggatATGCCTTTGATGGTGACTTTAGCTTTCATCATCAGCCACCTGTGCCCAACTTCCACCAACCCTGTTATCAGCGCCACGCCCCTGTGGTACATAGGGGCTTCCCAAGGCATCACGCTCGGGGCCCTTATATGCCCTGGAGAGGGAGGCCCAGGCGACCACAAAGACATGCCCCAGCCTGCCAAGAGTCAAGGCCCCAGTAG
- the Pced1b gene encoding PC-esterase domain-containing protein 1B isoform X1, whose product MQFPGPACAKEGAKRRATGIMVRLLASEVQQLLHNKFVVVLGDSVHRAVYKDLVLLLQKDCLLTHKQLRTKGELTFEKDQLMKGGELDTLHNRTDYREVREFCSDHHLVRFYFLTRAYSEYMESVLEELQSGTHAPDVIIMNSCLWDVSRYGRNFLSSYRQNLENLFGRMDEVLPKSCLLVWNTAMPLGDKIKAAFLPQKCKGQYRISVATLKKRVSQANLYSHEEATKRYFDVLDLSFHFRQDRRHLQGDGVHWDEHAHRRLSYLLLSHMADAWGVELPRRDPRQPGPPPWERPGQANTGPQASALSPPGLLPRPPPLLPSPTLPMRPPPLLACPLPPPHLMPPAPPYPQDNYFSSDPIFHSDEFYIHPENPSPTHPGYAFDGDFSFHHQPPVPNFHQPCYQRHAPVVHRGFPRHHARGPYMPWRGRPRRPQRHAPACQESRPQ is encoded by the coding sequence CAGTTCCCGGGTCCAGCTTGTGCAAAAGAGGGAGCTAAGAGACGCGCCACGGGCATCATGGTCCGCCTGTTGGCCTCGGAGGTCCAGCAGCTACTCCACAACAAGTTTGTGGTCGTCCTTGGGGACTCTGTGCATAGGGCAGTGTACAAGGACCTGGTGCTCCTGCTGCAGAAGGATTGCCTGCTTACTCACAAGCAGCTCAGAACCAAGGGGGAGCTGACCTTTGAGAAGGACCAGCTGATGAAGGGAGGCGAGCTGGATACCCTGCACAATCGCACGGACTACCGCGAGGTGCGTGAGTTCTGCTCGGACCACCACCTGGTGCGCTTCTACTTCCTCACGCGCGCCTACTCCGAGTACATGGAGAGCGTCCTGGAGGAGCTGCAGTCGGGCACGCACGCCCCGGATGTGATCATTATGAACTCTTGCCTCTGGGACGTCTCCAGGTACGGGCGGAATTTCTTAAGTAGCTACAGGCAGAACCTGGAGAACTTGTTTGGACGCATGGACGAGGTGCTGCCCAAGTCCTGCCTGCTAGTGTGGAACACTGCCATGCCTTTGGGTGACAAGATCAAGGCGGCCTTCCTCCCACAGAAGTGCAAGGGCCAGTATCGGATCTCAGTAGCCACCCTGAAGAAGAGAGTGTCCCAAGCCAACTTGTACAGCCATGAAGAGGCAACCAAGCGCTATTTCGATGTGCTGGACTTGAGTTTCCATTTCCGCCAGGACAGGAGGCACCTGCAGGGAGACGGCGTGCACTGGGACGAGCACGCTCACCGCAGGCTCTCCTACCTGCTGCTGAGCCACATGGCCGACGCCTGGGGTGTGGAGCTGCCCCGCCGAGACCCGCGGCAGCCTGGTCCCCCGCCGTGGgaaaggccaggccaggccaacaCAGGGCCTCAGGCTTCTGCCCTGTCTCCGCCAGGGCTTCTCCCCAGGCCACCGCCCCTACTCCCATCCCCCACCTTGCCCATGAGGCCCCCGCCACTTTTGGCGTGCCCCCTGCCCCCGCCTCACCTGATGCCCCCGGCACCGCCCTATCCACAAGATAACTACTTTTCCTCAGACCCTATTTTCCACTCCGATGAATTCTATATCCATCCAGAAAacccctcacccacccacccaggatATGCCTTTGATGGTGACTTTAGCTTTCATCATCAGCCACCTGTGCCCAACTTCCACCAACCCTGTTATCAGCGCCACGCCCCTGTGGTACATAGGGGCTTCCCAAGGCATCACGCTCGGGGCCCTTATATGCCCTGGAGAGGGAGGCCCAGGCGACCACAAAGACATGCCCCAGCCTGCCAAGAGTCAAGGCCCCAGTAG
- the Pced1b gene encoding PC-esterase domain-containing protein 1B isoform X2, with protein sequence MFPGPACAKEGAKRRATGIMVRLLASEVQQLLHNKFVVVLGDSVHRAVYKDLVLLLQKDCLLTHKQLRTKGELTFEKDQLMKGGELDTLHNRTDYREVREFCSDHHLVRFYFLTRAYSEYMESVLEELQSGTHAPDVIIMNSCLWDVSRYGRNFLSSYRQNLENLFGRMDEVLPKSCLLVWNTAMPLGDKIKAAFLPQKCKGQYRISVATLKKRVSQANLYSHEEATKRYFDVLDLSFHFRQDRRHLQGDGVHWDEHAHRRLSYLLLSHMADAWGVELPRRDPRQPGPPPWERPGQANTGPQASALSPPGLLPRPPPLLPSPTLPMRPPPLLACPLPPPHLMPPAPPYPQDNYFSSDPIFHSDEFYIHPENPSPTHPGYAFDGDFSFHHQPPVPNFHQPCYQRHAPVVHRGFPRHHARGPYMPWRGRPRRPQRHAPACQESRPQ encoded by the coding sequence TTCCCGGGTCCAGCTTGTGCAAAAGAGGGAGCTAAGAGACGCGCCACGGGCATCATGGTCCGCCTGTTGGCCTCGGAGGTCCAGCAGCTACTCCACAACAAGTTTGTGGTCGTCCTTGGGGACTCTGTGCATAGGGCAGTGTACAAGGACCTGGTGCTCCTGCTGCAGAAGGATTGCCTGCTTACTCACAAGCAGCTCAGAACCAAGGGGGAGCTGACCTTTGAGAAGGACCAGCTGATGAAGGGAGGCGAGCTGGATACCCTGCACAATCGCACGGACTACCGCGAGGTGCGTGAGTTCTGCTCGGACCACCACCTGGTGCGCTTCTACTTCCTCACGCGCGCCTACTCCGAGTACATGGAGAGCGTCCTGGAGGAGCTGCAGTCGGGCACGCACGCCCCGGATGTGATCATTATGAACTCTTGCCTCTGGGACGTCTCCAGGTACGGGCGGAATTTCTTAAGTAGCTACAGGCAGAACCTGGAGAACTTGTTTGGACGCATGGACGAGGTGCTGCCCAAGTCCTGCCTGCTAGTGTGGAACACTGCCATGCCTTTGGGTGACAAGATCAAGGCGGCCTTCCTCCCACAGAAGTGCAAGGGCCAGTATCGGATCTCAGTAGCCACCCTGAAGAAGAGAGTGTCCCAAGCCAACTTGTACAGCCATGAAGAGGCAACCAAGCGCTATTTCGATGTGCTGGACTTGAGTTTCCATTTCCGCCAGGACAGGAGGCACCTGCAGGGAGACGGCGTGCACTGGGACGAGCACGCTCACCGCAGGCTCTCCTACCTGCTGCTGAGCCACATGGCCGACGCCTGGGGTGTGGAGCTGCCCCGCCGAGACCCGCGGCAGCCTGGTCCCCCGCCGTGGgaaaggccaggccaggccaacaCAGGGCCTCAGGCTTCTGCCCTGTCTCCGCCAGGGCTTCTCCCCAGGCCACCGCCCCTACTCCCATCCCCCACCTTGCCCATGAGGCCCCCGCCACTTTTGGCGTGCCCCCTGCCCCCGCCTCACCTGATGCCCCCGGCACCGCCCTATCCACAAGATAACTACTTTTCCTCAGACCCTATTTTCCACTCCGATGAATTCTATATCCATCCAGAAAacccctcacccacccacccaggatATGCCTTTGATGGTGACTTTAGCTTTCATCATCAGCCACCTGTGCCCAACTTCCACCAACCCTGTTATCAGCGCCACGCCCCTGTGGTACATAGGGGCTTCCCAAGGCATCACGCTCGGGGCCCTTATATGCCCTGGAGAGGGAGGCCCAGGCGACCACAAAGACATGCCCCAGCCTGCCAAGAGTCAAGGCCCCAGTAG